ATGTACAGGCCTAAGGTAGCCATGCTTGATGAGCCTGATTCGGGTCTTGATGTTGATGGTATAGCCATAATAGGTAGGTCAATAGCTAGGCTTGCCCAGGAGGGTACGGCAATACTAGTCACCACGCATCATGCGGAAATACTTCATTACGTTAAGCCTACCCGCGTCGTTGTGATGGCTAGGGGTTCCGTGGTTCACGTTGGTGGGGAGGAGGTTGTTAAGATGATTGAGTCCATGGGCTATGAAAGGTTCTTTAGGGATGTAGTGAAATTGAATGCATAAGCAGGGCAGTGGATAACTTATAATTAAGGGCTTGTAATTGCTCATAATGAGCACTTCCAGGGTTAATACATTAATTAGGGCCAGGGCTTATGTAAGGGGTAGTGTTAAGGAGGTCTACATAGGTATTACTGGTAGTGAGATAGCCTACGTGGGTAATGAACCAGTTGAGACCGAGAATAGGGTGGAATTACCCAGTCAATATATTGTGCTTCCTGGCCTTGTGGACATCCACGTGCACTTCAGGGATTTCGATCTATCCTATAAGGAGGATGCTGTTAGTGGGTCGCAGGCTGCATTGGCCGGTGGTTATGTGGCTGTTGGTGACATGCCCAATACGAAACCTCCAATAAAGACGGTGGAGTTATTGAGGAGGAAGATTGAGGAGTTTAATAGAAAGACTGGTATGCACATTAGGCATTACTTTGGTGCCCCCCAAGAGCTGTCGGTGCTTAAGGAGGCGCTTGATAATGGTGCCTACGCCATTGGTGAGGTACTTCCCGAGGAAGTTGCTGAGTATGGCGGTGATCAATATCTGGAAGCCCTATTTAAGGAGGCTGCTAGGGTTGGTATACCAATCATAATGCATTGTGAGGACTCATTAATTATTAATCAGTATAGTGGGCCTAGGGATTTTGAGCATCACAATGTGATTAGGAATCCGAGGGCTGAATTGGCCTGCATACACAATGTTATTAGGTTGGTGTATAGGTATGGTACGAAGACCCACATAACACACCTAACGCTCCCTCAATCAATAGGTATAATTAAGTCAAGTGGTCTCGACATAACCTTCGATGTAACCCCACACCACATGCTCCTGAGTCAGGAGGAGTGCCTTGCCCGGGCTGAGAAACCTGCCTATTGCAAGGTTAATCCACCGCTTAGGGATGAGCCAACGAGGAGGGAGTTACTGGCAATGTTCGTTAGGGGTGAAATACCCATTGTGGCTAGTGATCACGCACCACATGCGGATTGGGAGAAGGATAAGCCCTATGATGAGGCACCACCGGGTATTGTTGGTCTTGAAACAACGGCACCATTATTACTTACGCTGTGGCGTCGTGGATTCACGGACCTAGGCACAGTAATGAGAGCCATTCAGGAGAGGCCGGCCAAGTTCCTTGGACTTAATATAGGGATTAGGCAAGGCTCATGCGCTGACCTAGCAATAATAAATACAAAGGCTAGGCATAGGATAGAGCCCGAGAAGTTTAGGTCTAGGGCTAAGTTCTCGCCGTTTAAGGGTTTTGAGGTTGATATTGCCGTAGTCGCGACAATACTTCACGGTAAATTGACCTACCTAAATGAGGAGTATATGAATAACACGGTAATGAAGACCCTGGAGAACGCATTGCCGCATTAGGCGCTATATTCCTATTAATTTAGTTTAAAGTAGTTATTCCCTAATCCTTCCATTAATTACCTGCTCAGTACTAACCTCCTTAATCCTTAAGGGCCTTATATCGAGTATCTCTACTTCATCCAACGGCATTACACCATACTTCTCCCTTACTTCCCTGGGTATTGTGAATTGCCTAGATGCGGTATGCCTAGTCCTAAGGAGGAGGGCCTTCCTCAACGTAATCACTTCACCATTATGCCTAATTGTTATATCGGCATACCTAACCCAGTCAATGCCCAAGGCCCTAATGAGCCTTGCAGGGAGTAAAACCTGGTTATTGACGTAGATCTTGGTCCTGTAGGGAAGCCCATCAACAGGTTTGGGACTTGGCATCTTAATTACTAAGTTCAATCCCTAAATAAAAGGCTTTCGATAAAGACAACAAAGAGGAATTGATAAAGGAAGTCAAGATAATGAAGCGGACTTATGAAAACTATTAATTTTGAAACCACTAATTATTTTCCACATGACTCTCCAAAACACGTGGTATACTACCAATGACCAGAACTGATAATCAAAATAATGGTGAAGTTAGTGTGATAATGCCAAATATTATTTTGGTATTATAGGGATTTAGCTAGGGATATTATCATTGATATTCCAAAATAGACTATTGCTAGGGCAAGCACTATTAATAATACCCTGTATACCGAAACCTTCAACCTACTGACTGAACCAAGGGACGCCATTAAAGTTAACCATGCATAGTCAAGCCACACATGGGATACATACAGTATTACTATTCCAATTAGAAACATTGATTGAAAAGCCTCCATTATTAGGGGTGTACCAACACCGATCCACCATGCAATGAAGTAGGGATTGAATAATGATAATGCGGCACCGGCAATTATTGCTGAGCCATACTTCGGCACATCACTTATATTGAAGTTACCTCTTAACGCATCCTTAAGTGTTAGGTAGGCGAAGAATAGTAGGAAGGCCCCGCCAATAATACCAAACACCGCACTAACAATGGGTATTTGGAATACGTAATGGAGCCCATACGCTATGGCTAGGACCAGTGGCAACTCTACCGTCATATGCCCAATAGCTTCATTAAGACCAGCCTTCCAACCCATACGGGCGCCAAGGCTAGCCGCTGAAGCCGTTAATGGCCCGGGTGCTAAAGCTCCCGAGGCGCTTATCACTATAACCTTAATTATAAAATCAGTGCCAAGCACTAATTAGATTAGATAGCTCATTGTTTTTAAGTATTTAGTCTTTATTTACCCTAGGAATAATCCCTAGACCTCATTCAGTATTCGCTGATTCTATTATCTAAGTTAATCGGCATACCCCTTAAGGATTATTTACCTCGAATTATAATCTCGAAATACTGACCATCATCATGGTAATTAGCCCAGGGAGAGGAAGTTCTTCAGTATCTCCTTACCCATTGGTGTACCAATACTCTCTGGGTGGAATTGAACACCAAATATCGGGTATTCTCTATGCTGTATTGCCATGACCTCGTTATCATCCTCTGAAACGGCAGTAATTATTAATTCGCTGGGCACATCATCAATGACGAGACTATGATACCTCATGCCCTCTATTTTCTCAGGAAGCCCCTGAAATATTAGTGAGGGCTTAATGAGCCTAATTATGCTAGTCTTACCATGCTTAATAGTCCTAGCCCTCCTAATCCTAGCCCCGAAGGCAACACCGATTAATTGATGACCAAGGCAAATACCCAATATGGGCACTCTACCCCTGAAGTACTGGATTACATCTCTGGAGACACCGACATCCCTAGGATTAAGTGGGTTACCGGGGCCCGGTGATATTATGATACCGCTTGGCCTAAGTCTCTCAATAATCCTAACTGTAACCTCATCATTCCTAAAAACCAGCGGCTTGGTCCCAAGCTCACCCACGTACTGGGCTATGTTGTAGGTAAAGGAGTCATAATTATCTATGATAATTACTAAGTCCATTAAACCACCCCCATGGCAATCTTCAAACTGCCCAGTTTATGTTCAGTCTCCTGAAACTCAAGCTCTGGAACTGAGTCATACACAATACCAGCCCCCGCCTGTATCCTCACTATATTATTCAGAAGGAATAATGTCCTGATCATTATTGCAAATTCACCGCCATAACCATGCATGAGCCCTATGACCCCAGCATATGGACCCCGAGCTGTATCCTCATACTTCGCAATTAGTTCCATTGCCCTCGGCTTTGGCGCGCCACTAACGGTACCCGCGGGAAAGGTTGCGAATAGGGCATCGACAATGTCATTACCACGTTCCAGTATACCCTCAACCCTGGAGACGAGGTGCTGCACGCTTTGGTACTTCTCAATTGCGTATAACTCCTTGACCCTAACAGTACCGAACCTACACACCCTACCTATGTCGTTTCTTGCCAGGTCAACTAGCATCACGTGCTCAGCCCTATCCTTAATACTATTAATCAACTCCTCTTCAAGCCTTAAATCATCAATCGGATCCTTACCCCTAGGCCTTGTTCCAGCTATTGGATACGTCTCAGCCCTATCACCATCAACCTTAACCAATAACTCGGGGCTTGTACCCACTATGTACTTATCACTGAACTTGGCAATGTACATGTAGGGTGATGGGTTTAAATCCGCAAGTCTCATGTACAGATCCATTATGTCACCCTTCACGGAGTAGTCTCCATACCTGGACAGGACTATTTGGAAAACCTCACCATTCCTTATATCCTCAAGTGAATTCTCGACCCACCTAATGAAATCCTCCTTTCCAGTACCCCCAACCCTACCAATAACCTCGAAATTACCCACATCCATAATGTCCTTACTCGGTAATTCACCCCTAACGTAACCCCTACCCAGGAGGTTATCATAAATGACTACGTTGCTTGGTATAAAGAACTCGGCAATAGGCCATTGCGGTCTCCTCAGGTAATTCCTTAGGTATGGTTCCATGTGGATCACCGCCTCGTACGAGAGGTAGCCAAGGGCGATATCACCGTTCTCAAATTTACCGAGCTTCCTTGTTAAATCCTTCAATTCCCCGTATAGATCACCATCCCAATCAACCACTAAATGCCTCGATACACCCCAGGCAACTATCGTATACCTAGACCTCTCGGGAAAGCCTGGCCCACTCTCAAGGAGTATTGCGAAATCCTCACCAGATTTAAGTAATTGATTGATTAACTCCCTAGGCCTTGGCAGGTATTGAATTGGTACCTTCCTAATACTTGACACCCTTAATCACCTCCGCAATCCTCCTCACCAGCACCTTATCCTTAACTCCAGGGCTTTTCTCAACACCAGAACTCACATCCACCAGATAGGGCTTGTAACTAACCACAATGGGTGCATTACTTGGGTTTATACCACCGGCAACGCCAACCTTGGGTATACCACCAACCCT
This is a stretch of genomic DNA from Vulcanisaeta moutnovskia 768-28. It encodes these proteins:
- the pyrC gene encoding dihydroorotase, producing MSTSRVNTLIRARAYVRGSVKEVYIGITGSEIAYVGNEPVETENRVELPSQYIVLPGLVDIHVHFRDFDLSYKEDAVSGSQAALAGGYVAVGDMPNTKPPIKTVELLRRKIEEFNRKTGMHIRHYFGAPQELSVLKEALDNGAYAIGEVLPEEVAEYGGDQYLEALFKEAARVGIPIIMHCEDSLIINQYSGPRDFEHHNVIRNPRAELACIHNVIRLVYRYGTKTHITHLTLPQSIGIIKSSGLDITFDVTPHHMLLSQEECLARAEKPAYCKVNPPLRDEPTRRELLAMFVRGEIPIVASDHAPHADWEKDKPYDEAPPGIVGLETTAPLLLTLWRRGFTDLGTVMRAIQERPAKFLGLNIGIRQGSCADLAIINTKARHRIEPEKFRSRAKFSPFKGFEVDIAVVATILHGKLTYLNEEYMNNTVMKTLENALPH
- a CDS encoding AbrB family transcriptional regulator is translated as MPSPKPVDGLPYRTKIYVNNQVLLPARLIRALGIDWVRYADITIRHNGEVITLRKALLLRTRHTASRQFTIPREVREKYGVMPLDEVEILDIRPLRIKEVSTEQVINGRIRE
- a CDS encoding LysE family transporter, which codes for MLGTDFIIKVIVISASGALAPGPLTASAASLGARMGWKAGLNEAIGHMTVELPLVLAIAYGLHYVFQIPIVSAVFGIIGGAFLLFFAYLTLKDALRGNFNISDVPKYGSAIIAGAALSLFNPYFIAWWIGVGTPLIMEAFQSMFLIGIVILYVSHVWLDYAWLTLMASLGSVSRLKVSVYRVLLIVLALAIVYFGISMIISLAKSL
- a CDS encoding anthranilate synthase component II, producing MDLVIIIDNYDSFTYNIAQYVGELGTKPLVFRNDEVTVRIIERLRPSGIIISPGPGNPLNPRDVGVSRDVIQYFRGRVPILGICLGHQLIGVAFGARIRRARTIKHGKTSIIRLIKPSLIFQGLPEKIEGMRYHSLVIDDVPSELIITAVSEDDNEVMAIQHREYPIFGVQFHPESIGTPMGKEILKNFLSLG
- a CDS encoding anthranilate synthase component I family protein; translation: MSSIRKVPIQYLPRPRELINQLLKSGEDFAILLESGPGFPERSRYTIVAWGVSRHLVVDWDGDLYGELKDLTRKLGKFENGDIALGYLSYEAVIHMEPYLRNYLRRPQWPIAEFFIPSNVVIYDNLLGRGYVRGELPSKDIMDVGNFEVIGRVGGTGKEDFIRWVENSLEDIRNGEVFQIVLSRYGDYSVKGDIMDLYMRLADLNPSPYMYIAKFSDKYIVGTSPELLVKVDGDRAETYPIAGTRPRGKDPIDDLRLEEELINSIKDRAEHVMLVDLARNDIGRVCRFGTVRVKELYAIEKYQSVQHLVSRVEGILERGNDIVDALFATFPAGTVSGAPKPRAMELIAKYEDTARGPYAGVIGLMHGYGGEFAIMIRTLFLLNNIVRIQAGAGIVYDSVPELEFQETEHKLGSLKIAMGVV